Part of the Streptomyces sp. NBC_01264 genome, GCTCTGGTACGACCTGGACACGAAGAAGTTCTCCGTCCTGGGCTGGGACTACAACCTCACCTTCAGCGGGGACGCGGCCGCCGGCCCGGACGACTCCATCGGCATGGGCGGCGGCATGCCCGGCGGGAACACCGGCGGAAACACCGGTCAGGTCCCGCCCGGCGCCGCACAGGGCGGACCCGGCACCATGCCGGAAGGGATGCCCGAGGGCATGCCGGAAGGAATGCCCCAGGGGATGCCGCCCGGGATGCCCGAGGGAGCACCCGGCGGCGTCGGCGGCAACCAGCAGGGCGGGCCCGGCGGTGGCCGGGGCGGGATGTCGCACGTCCTGAAGACCAAGTTCCTGGCCCTGGACGCCTTCGACGAGGTCTACAAGAAGGCGTACCGCGAGCTGTACCAGAAGTTCTACGCCTCCGGCACGGCGGCGGAGAACCTCAAGGACATCACCGAACAGGCACGGTCGGCGGGCGCCAAGTCCGCCGACCTGGACACCTCCGCGGCCAAGCTGTCCAAGACGGTCACCGACCGTTCCGCGGCCCTGGCCAAGGACAAGGACGTGACCGGCTGATCAACCCGGCACCCCGGATGCGTCCCCGACCGGGCGCCACCCGGGGTGCCGGGAATACTCCATGTGCGGATTTCGGCGATGTCCGGCGTACGGTGGTCCGGCCTGACGCGGGCACCACGGCGGAGAAACGCCACTCCGCAGCTCCACTCCCCGCTCCCCGAGGTGCCAGAACGTGATCGACGAACAGCTCCCTCCCGACCGGCCGGGGACGAGGCACACCGTTCTGGTCGTGGAGGACGACACCAGCATCCGTACGCTGCTGACCTCCGCGCTGACCGCGGCCGGCTACGCCGTGGCGAGCGCCGGCAGCGGGCAGGAAGCCATGTTCGAGGCGGGCAGTCGGCGGCCCGACCTGATCATCCTGGACGTGATGCTCCCCGACACCGACGGCTTCCACGTCATCCGCGACCTCCGCGCCCAGGGCGTCTACACCCCCGTGCTGTTCCTCACCGCCCGCACCGGCGTCGAGGACCGCATCATCGGCTTGAGCTCCGGTGGCGACGACTACGTCACCAAGCCCTTCCACGTCCAGGAGATCCTGCTGCGCATCCGCGCCATCCTGCGCCGCAGCAACACACCCCCGTCCGCCGGCTCCGCCCGGCCGCCCCTGCGGTACGCCGACCTCACCCTCGACGAGAGCAGCCACGAGGTGCACCGGGCCGGACGACCGGTGAAGCTGTCGCCGACCGAGTTCCGTCTCCTGGTCTGCCTGCTCACCCACCCCGAGCGGGTGCTGGAGAAGGCGGAGATCCTCCAGCAGGTGTGGCAGTACGGCTTCTCCGGTGACACCCGGATCGTGGACACCTACGTCAAGAACCTGCGCCGCAAGATCGACCAGGAGCCGCCCGCACTGATCCACACGGTCCGCGGTGTCGGCTACTGCCTGCGCCTGCCCCGTGACGAGTCCCCCACGACGCCGCGATGAGCCCGGTGAGCCGACTGCGGCCCCGCTCGCTGCGCGCCCGCCTGGTCCTGATCTCCGGGCTGCTGGCCACCGCCGCCGTCCTGGTGTGCCAGTTCGCCGGGCTCACCGTGTTGCGCGGCTGGCTCATGGACCAGGTCGACGACCGTCTGGGCCACTTCCGTCCCCCCGACCGCGTCTACGAGGACCTCGCCCGCGGAGAAGCCCTGCGTCCACCGCCGAACCCCGGCGACTCGCTGCCCTCGGACTACCGCGTCTACTTCTACGACCAGGACGGACGCCTGCTCGCCAGTTCCCTGGGAACCGGTGAGGAGCCGGGGCCACGCCTGCCCGGCCGGGCCACCGACCTCCGCCTGCCCTCCGGCAAGCCGAGCACCCTACCCGGGCAGGACGACAGCGGATCCGACTGGCGCGTCGTTTCCTACGCCGGACCCGGCCAGATGCGGTCCGTCGTCGCCCTCCCGCTCGACACCGTGGACGGCGCCACGACCAAACTGCTCTGGCTCAGCCTCGGCCTCGGCCTGGCCGTCGCCACCAGCGTGGTCGTCCTCGGCAACGGAGCCATCCGGCTGGGCCTGCGCCCTCTCACCCGCGTGGAACAAACGGCGCAGCAGATCACCGACGGGGCACTGGAACTCAGCGTTCCCGTCGCGGACCCCGACACCGAGGTCGGGCGCCTGGCGATGGCCCTCAACACCATGCTCGACCGGCTGAGGACCGCCCTGCGCCGTACGGAGGACTCGGAGCAGCAGCTGCGGAACTTCCTCGCAGACGCGGGCCACGAACTGCGGACCCCGCTCACCGCCGTCCAGGGCTTCGCCGAACTGCTGCTGACGGACCCTGCGATGGACGGCCCCCGCCGCCACGAGGCGCACACGCTCATCGCGCACAACGCCGACCGCATGAGCCGGCTCGTCGATGACCTGTTCCTCCTGGCCAAGCTAGGCCACACCCCCACCCCCCACCACGAACCCGTCGACCTGCTCTCGCTGGCCGCCGAGGCCATCGCGACCACCGCTGTCCGCCACCCCGGCCGCACGATCACCCTGGAGCCGCTCACGGCCGACCCCGCAGGGCCCGGCGCGGGGACCGCCGAGCTCGACGTCATCGAGGCACCGGGTGACCCTCATCAGCTCGCCCAGATCCTGAACAACCTCCTGTCCAACGCCTGCACCCACACCCCCGCGGACACACCGGTCCATGTCCGGGTCGGCTCCCGCACGGCCGATCGGCCGGGGGCTTCGGCAGGCGTGCCCGTCAGCGTCGTCGAGGTCGCCGACGAAGGGCCCGGGATCCAGCCCGACGCCGCCCCCCATGTCTTCGACCGCTTCTACCGGGCCGCGGCCCCGGACGGACTCACCGAACCGGGTTCCGGCCTGGGCCTCGCCATCGCCACCGCGATCGCCGCCGCGCACGACGGCCGCCTCGAACTGGACAACCGGCCGGGCGAAGGCTGCACCTTCCGCCTCCTGCTACCCCACCGGCCACCGGCACCGCACGTGGAAACGTGGTGAACCGGGCGTCTTCACAGCGGATCCAGAGCTGACGCAAACGCGTTTCCCATACCGGATTCCTAGCGTCGCCTCATGGCACGCCACAGGCACTCTTCCCCGTCCCGGATACCCCGCTACCTCGCGATCGGCACGGCGGCCGCGCTCATCGGTGCGATCGGCTTCAGCTACGCGGATTCGGGTCCGCAGACGGGCCGAAACCCCGTGGAGACGGCCGCTGCAGTGACCGCGCTACCGAGTCCGTCGGCGACGGCGTCGGCGCAAGACGACGCCCGGGCCGAGCTCGCGGCGGACGTCGAGGCCGCGGTACGGGAGGCTGTGGCGGGGGCCGGGGGGAACGCGGCCGTGGCGGTGCTGGACCTGTCCACGGGCACGAGCGCGTCCGCCGGCACCACTGAGACCGACGATCACGAGTTCGACACCGCCAGCATCGTCAAGGTCGATATTCTCGCCGCCCTGCTACTGCAGGCCGACGACGACGGTCGGGCGCTCACCGCTCAGGAACGCGCGTGGGCGACGGTCATGATCGAGAACAGCGACAACGCGGCGGCGAACGCCCTGTGGGACGCCATCGGCGGCGGGCAGGGGCTGGCGAAGGCCAACGCCCGGCTGGGCCTGACCGAGACCGTTCCCGGCGACGGGGCCTACTGGGGGCTCACCCGGACCACGCCGGATGATCAGCTGCGTCTGCTCCGGGCGGTGTTCGGCGAGGACTCGGTCCTGTCCGCGGACGCCCGGGAGTATCTGTGCGGCCTCATGGGCTCGATCGCGGCCGACCAGGACTGGGGCGTTTCGGCGGCGGCGGACGACCCCGGGTCCGCGCAGCTCAAGAACGGCTGGCTCGCGCGCAGCGGGACGGGCCTGTGGGTGACCAACAGCATCGGCCGGGTGGAAGTGGCCGGACACACCCTCCTGCTGGCCGTTCTGTGCGACGGCCAGAGGTCGCAGGAGTCGGGCATGGCCCTGGTGGAAGACCTCGCGATGGCGGCGAGCCGCCCCTTCGCGGACGCCGCAGTTGCCGGTGCCGACGAGTGACCGACCGGGCGGGCTCCGTACCGACGGCGCCCAGGGGTCGGCGGGCACGGTCCCTAGCGAGCCGGTGACGGGAGCGTCCGCAGCTCGTCCCCGGTCTTCAGAGTGACGGTCTTGCCGTCGGACGTCTTCACGGTGACGGATTCGCCGGTCACCTCGGTGATGGTGCCCTGGACGAGTCCGGGGTTCTGCCGAGCCCCGCCCGGGACTTGCTGCCCGGAGGGCTGACCCTGGCCGCCGCCCCGGCCAGGGAACCGGCCCTGCCCCGCGCCGGCAGGGGGCTGCGGCCCCTGCCCGAAGCGTCCGGTGGACGCTCCGGGCCCGGCTTCGGTGTTCTCCCGGCCCCAGTGGCGGTCGGCGTGGATGCCGCCGACGAGGCCGCCGACGCCAAGGACGCCGACGGCCAGGAACGTGGTGAGCAGGGGCAGCTTGGGCCGGGGCGGATGGGCGGCCAGCGCCTCTTCGAGGCTGCCCGCGAACGGCGAGGTCCTGAGGATGTCGTGGGGGTCGGTCTGCTCCGGCATGGGCGTGAGCATCGCCGGGCTCCCTGTGGATCACGTGGTCAGGAGCTGTGAATTCGCTGAGAGACTCAGACCTGCACCTCGACGGTCACCGCCTGACCCGCCCGGACCGTCGCCGGAAGGTCCGCCAGGGAGATGAGGACGGTGTAGCGGACGACCTGCGTCGAGGACTGCTGCATCCCTCCCCCCGTACCGCTGCCCGAGCTCTCCGACGCGACGGGGACCGGCGACACGGAGGAAACGCTGCCCTGGACGGTGGTGTTCAGGGCCCCGAAGGTGACCGTGGCCTTCTGGCCGTTGTTCAGCTTGACGATGTCGGCCTCGGTGAAGTCGGCGCTGACCTGCAGCGCGGACAGGTCGGTGAGGGTGAGGACCGTCGCTCCCCGGGACACGCTCTGGCCGGCCTCGGCGTCGAGCGCGGTGACCGTCCCGGCGAACGGGGCGACGATCTTCGTCCCGTCCACCGCGCGCTCGGCCTTGCGGTAGGTGTTGCGGGCCTTGACGTAGGACGCGTACGCCTTCCGGTAGCCCTCGCTGCCGCTTTCGGACTCTTCCAGGGTCTCGGAGGCGGCGAGGTAGGAGGCGTAGGCCGCACTGCGGCTCTCGACGGCCTCGGTGGAGTCG contains:
- a CDS encoding response regulator transcription factor codes for the protein MIDEQLPPDRPGTRHTVLVVEDDTSIRTLLTSALTAAGYAVASAGSGQEAMFEAGSRRPDLIILDVMLPDTDGFHVIRDLRAQGVYTPVLFLTARTGVEDRIIGLSSGGDDYVTKPFHVQEILLRIRAILRRSNTPPSAGSARPPLRYADLTLDESSHEVHRAGRPVKLSPTEFRLLVCLLTHPERVLEKAEILQQVWQYGFSGDTRIVDTYVKNLRRKIDQEPPALIHTVRGVGYCLRLPRDESPTTPR
- a CDS encoding sensor histidine kinase translates to MSPVSRLRPRSLRARLVLISGLLATAAVLVCQFAGLTVLRGWLMDQVDDRLGHFRPPDRVYEDLARGEALRPPPNPGDSLPSDYRVYFYDQDGRLLASSLGTGEEPGPRLPGRATDLRLPSGKPSTLPGQDDSGSDWRVVSYAGPGQMRSVVALPLDTVDGATTKLLWLSLGLGLAVATSVVVLGNGAIRLGLRPLTRVEQTAQQITDGALELSVPVADPDTEVGRLAMALNTMLDRLRTALRRTEDSEQQLRNFLADAGHELRTPLTAVQGFAELLLTDPAMDGPRRHEAHTLIAHNADRMSRLVDDLFLLAKLGHTPTPHHEPVDLLSLAAEAIATTAVRHPGRTITLEPLTADPAGPGAGTAELDVIEAPGDPHQLAQILNNLLSNACTHTPADTPVHVRVGSRTADRPGASAGVPVSVVEVADEGPGIQPDAAPHVFDRFYRAAAPDGLTEPGSGLGLAIATAIAAAHDGRLELDNRPGEGCTFRLLLPHRPPAPHVETW
- a CDS encoding serine hydrolase — protein: MARHRHSSPSRIPRYLAIGTAAALIGAIGFSYADSGPQTGRNPVETAAAVTALPSPSATASAQDDARAELAADVEAAVREAVAGAGGNAAVAVLDLSTGTSASAGTTETDDHEFDTASIVKVDILAALLLQADDDGRALTAQERAWATVMIENSDNAAANALWDAIGGGQGLAKANARLGLTETVPGDGAYWGLTRTTPDDQLRLLRAVFGEDSVLSADAREYLCGLMGSIAADQDWGVSAAADDPGSAQLKNGWLARSGTGLWVTNSIGRVEVAGHTLLLAVLCDGQRSQESGMALVEDLAMAASRPFADAAVAGADE
- a CDS encoding efflux RND transporter periplasmic adaptor subunit, producing MATGRRRRTPAAGGGRRMAAMYGVLGAVLMGSAAIPAHADGSTPSPSAKNPSPTVPDVEAGTGPSASGTVESLTSRSLSFTAEGTITTLKVKAGQKVEKGDVLAQVDSTEAVESRSAAYASYLAASETLEESESGSEGYRKAYASYVKARNTYRKAERAVDGTKIVAPFAGTVTALDAEAGQSVSRGATVLTLTDLSALQVSADFTEADIVKLNNGQKATVTFGALNTTVQGSVSSVSPVPVASESSGSGTGGGMQQSSTQVVRYTVLISLADLPATVRAGQAVTVEVQV